A segment of the Fusobacterium varium genome:
TTGTACAGCTCCAATATTTGAATATGGAAATGATGCTCAAAGAGAAAAATATCTTATCCCTTTAGCTAAAGGAGAGAAATTAGGAGCATTTGGTTGGACAGAGAGTGAAGCTGGAGTAAAAGTTACTGCTGATAAACAAGGTGACAACTATGTTATCAATGGTAAAAAAGTATTTATAACAAACTCTCATGAGGCATCTATCTTCTTAGTATTTGCTAAAGCTGAAAAAGGAGTTTCTGCATTTATTGTTGAAAAGGGAACTAAAGGATTTACAGTTGGAGAAGCTGAAGAAAAAATGGGAGTCAGAGGATCTTCAACTTCTGAATTAATATTTGAAAACTGTGTTATTCCACAAGAAAACCTACTTGGAGAAGAGGGAGAAGGTTTAAAAATAGCTATGGCTACTTTAAATGGTGGAAGAATTGGAGTTGCTGCTCAAGCTGTTGGAATTGCTCAAGGAGCTTTAGACTTTGCTATTGAATATACAAAAAATAGAGTTCAAGGTGGAAAAAAATTAACTGAATTCCAAAATACTCAATTTGTAATTGCTGGATTACAAACTAAAATTGATGCTGCAAGACTTATGACATAT
Coding sequences within it:
- a CDS encoding acyl-CoA dehydrogenase family protein — translated: MNFKFNDEQVKFIQMVKEVSKKYVAPIAMETDRDAAFPKEAIENLAKNNLMGIPFDKKFGGAGLDNLSYIAAVEEISKDCASTGVILSAHTSLCTAPIFEYGNDAQREKYLIPLAKGEKLGAFGWTESEAGVKVTADKQGDNYVINGKKVFITNSHEASIFLVFAKAEKGVSAFIVEKGTKGFTVGEAEEKMGVRGSSTSELIFENCVIPQENLLGEEGEGLKIAMATLNGGRIGVAAQAVGIAQGALDFAIEYTKNRVQGGKKLTEFQNTQFVIAGLQTKIDAARLMTYRAANMKDLKEDYGYMASMAKLFASEVAMEVTTKAVQLLGGNGYSKKFPVERMMRDAKVTEIYEGTSEIQKIVISNWLKLN